The genomic stretch ACTTTAGTTTCTTCAATTACATATTTTTGTTTTGCTTCGTCAAGGAAGTCAGTTACAGGAACTCCGTTTCTTGTCGCTTTGCTCAATAAAGGAAGCATTCCTGTATCACTGTGAGCAGCGATTACCATACCGTCAACATCAGAGATTGGAGCTTCTAAAGCTTCAGCCAATCTGTATTTGAATCTTGCAGAATCTAAAGCACCACCCATACCGATGATTTTGTGCTTAGGAAGACCTGAAGTTTTGTGTACCAAATAAGCCATAGTATCCATTGGGTTAGAAACCACGATGATGATTACTTCAGGAGAATTTTTCACTAAGTTTTCAGTAACTTCTTTTACGATTCCCGCATTGATACCGATTAATTCTTCTCTGGTCATTCCCGGCTTTCTTGGGATACCAGAAGTGATTACTGCTACATGAGAACCTGCTGTTTTGCTGTAATCTCCTGTTGTACCGGTAATTTTTGTATCAAATCCGTTCAAAGATGCAGTCTGCATCAAGTCCATTGCTTTTCCTTCAGCAAAACCTTCTTTGATATCTACTAAAACTACTTCTGAACAGAAGTCTTTCATTGCGATGTATTCTGCACAACTTGCACCTACAGCGCCTGCACCTACTACAGTTACTTTCATAATATATTGATTTATTGTTTTTAATTGGCATTATGGAACTTTACAGTTTCATAATACTTTTTTATTATTTATTTTGTTAGTTTAATTTTTGCTTCCCAAATGTACAAATTCCCGAAAAATTGAGCAATCTTTCGGGAATTTTAATTATTATTTAAGAAAATTAATTAACGTTTAGTAAAAACGTATATAATTTTTTGGCTCCGGATAGTACGTCGCTGTAGTTTTCTTCGGTAACTTCAGTATCCAGAACTTCTTTAAAGTTTTTCCACATTGGACCTGTATTTTCCTGATAGCATCCGAAAAAGTTGAAAGTTACATCATCAAAACCTTCAGTTTTAGAAAGTTGTTTTGCAATCACATTTCCACCCAAAGTAGATCCTTCAATTACATACATTGCTCCTAAAGCTTCATGCTCATTTGCCAATTCAAAATCATGAGAAGCAGTTTGGTTTTCTAAAGCTAAGCTTGCTAAATCTCTTTCAATTAATGGAAGTTTTACCCTTTTGTTTAACTGAAGTTTTTCTGAAAAGTTTTCACAAAGATTATTGAATATTTTGTCTTCGCTGTGAAGAAGCATCAAATAATTGGTATTGATAATTTTTTTATAATCTTCTAAGCTGAAAGTTTTATTAAAAATTTTCTCAGAATTAAAAAGCTTTTCAGCTGCATCGTGATACTCCGCTGTATTTTTTTTTAGATATTCAGATACCATATTTTTGTTTTAAAGTTTCACAAATTTAGGTTTTTGAAACGTTAAAATAAAGCAAGTACCATCTTTAGTGCTTTCATAATCTACATTTCCGCCGAGCCTGTTCATTATCCTGTGAACGATCGAAAGGCCTACTCCATTTCCTTTAAACTTTTTGGCATTATCCATACGGTTGAAAATTTTGAACATTTTATGTTTATTTTCTTCCGGAATTCCGATGCCGTTGTCTTTTATACGATAGATAATTTTATCGCCGGCTTCGGTACCTTCTATTTCGATAATAGGCTGTTCCTGATCCGATGAATATTTTACGGCATTATTGATTATATTCAAAAATACCTGATGTAACATTGTTTTATCGGCCAGAACTTCCGGACATTCTTTAATTACCACCATACTTTTACGGCTGTCGTACATAATCTTTGCATTTTCCGTAATTTTCTGAATGGTCTGATTGGTTTCGATGGTCTCAAGCTTTATTTCGCTGTGTTTTGCGCGGCTCAGCTGAAGCACATTCTGCATCATCTCTGCCATATTATCGATCTCACCAATGATAGATTTTATTTTATTTTTATCTTTCTCATCTATATCTCCCAAGCTGTTGAGCAGCATCTGCGCATTGAGTTTCATCACAGTAAGCGGAGTTCCCAAATCGTGTGAAATGGTGTACGAAAAACTGTCTAGTTCTTCATTCACTTTTTTCAGCTGATCATTTAGCTTTTTTATGGTAATATACTGTTTGTGAGAAGTTTCAAAAATAAGATCCCGAATAAGATGTACAGCAATTTGGTTTTTGGAACTCCATCTTTTTGATTTTCCTTTTATATTTTCAATAAAAACCTTAAAAGATTCTCTTGGCGAAACCGTTGTCATCTCTTCCCCGTTTTTTGAGAAAGTATTAACCTTTTTTTCG from Chryseobacterium indoltheticum encodes the following:
- a CDS encoding malate dehydrogenase — its product is MKVTVVGAGAVGASCAEYIAMKDFCSEVVLVDIKEGFAEGKAMDLMQTASLNGFDTKITGTTGDYSKTAGSHVAVITSGIPRKPGMTREELIGINAGIVKEVTENLVKNSPEVIIIVVSNPMDTMAYLVHKTSGLPKHKIIGMGGALDSARFKYRLAEALEAPISDVDGMVIAAHSDTGMLPLLSKATRNGVPVTDFLDEAKQKYVIEETKVGGATLTKLLGTSAWYAPGAAVSVMVQAIACDQKKMIPCSLMLDGEYGESDICLGVPAIIGKNGVESIVNITLTEEEKAKFAEAAQAVREVNGDLKF
- a CDS encoding biliverdin-producing heme oxygenase; protein product: MVSEYLKKNTAEYHDAAEKLFNSEKIFNKTFSLEDYKKIINTNYLMLLHSEDKIFNNLCENFSEKLQLNKRVKLPLIERDLASLALENQTASHDFELANEHEALGAMYVIEGSTLGGNVIAKQLSKTEGFDDVTFNFFGCYQENTGPMWKNFKEVLDTEVTEENYSDVLSGAKKLYTFLLNVN